Proteins encoded in a region of the Acidobacteriota bacterium genome:
- the galE gene encoding UDP-glucose 4-epimerase GalE: MKVLVTGGAGYIGSVVVERLLKAGHEPVVFDNLSKGHSAAVAPEATFIQADLQDGDAITKSLEEHNIEAVIHMAADSLVGESMADPLKYFGNNVGGAMSLIGAMRKVGVKKFVLSSTAAVYGSPETMPITEETPQNPTNPYGESKLMIEKMLRWCDEAYGLRYVSLRYFNAAGATDRCGEDHSPETHLIPNVLKVAAGEAEHVNIFGEDYPTPDGTCVRDYIHVIDLADAHILALNVMERRSEIYNLGYGSGYSVAEVVEMARQVTGCRIPTEAAPRRAGDPAVLIASPDKIMRDLGWNPRNSELDRIIESAWRWRQAHPNGYEKE, encoded by the coding sequence ATGAAAGTTTTGGTCACTGGCGGAGCCGGATACATCGGCAGTGTCGTTGTCGAACGATTGCTCAAAGCCGGACACGAACCGGTCGTGTTCGACAACCTGAGCAAAGGCCACAGCGCCGCTGTCGCTCCGGAAGCCACGTTCATTCAGGCCGATTTGCAGGATGGCGACGCGATCACGAAATCGTTGGAAGAGCACAATATCGAAGCCGTCATTCACATGGCCGCCGATTCGCTGGTTGGCGAATCCATGGCCGATCCGTTGAAATACTTCGGAAATAATGTCGGCGGGGCAATGTCGCTGATCGGCGCAATGCGCAAAGTCGGCGTCAAAAAATTTGTGCTGTCTTCGACGGCTGCCGTGTACGGTTCGCCGGAAACAATGCCTATCACCGAAGAAACGCCGCAAAATCCCACGAATCCTTACGGCGAATCCAAGCTGATGATTGAAAAGATGCTGCGTTGGTGCGACGAGGCGTATGGATTGCGCTACGTCAGCTTGCGGTATTTCAATGCCGCCGGAGCGACAGACCGCTGCGGCGAAGACCATTCGCCGGAAACACACCTGATCCCGAATGTGTTGAAAGTCGCCGCTGGCGAAGCCGAACATGTGAACATTTTCGGCGAAGATTACCCAACACCCGACGGCACTTGCGTGCGCGATTACATCCACGTGATTGATCTGGCCGACGCGCACATTCTGGCGCTGAACGTGATGGAACGCCGCAGCGAGATTTACAACCTGGGGTACGGCAGCGGCTATTCGGTGGCCGAAGTCGTCGAAATGGCTCGTCAGGTGACTGGCTGCCGAATCCCAACCGAAGCCGCCCCCAGGCGAGCGGGCGATCCTGCGGTGTTGATCGCCAGCCCGGACAAAATCATGCGCGATTTGGGTTGGAATCCGCGAAACAGCGAGTTAGATCGCATTATCGAATCGGCTTGGCGCTGGCGTCAGGCACATCCGAACGGATACGAAAAAGAGTAG
- a CDS encoding type II secretion system protein, translating to MNLKRHKLKPTTQHTEQGYALIALVGILMFALILTTAAAPMVKKESQREKEEEMLWRGDQIQRAIAQYVLTVGGGQRYPTSLKDLVDGVKVGPAAKPTRFLRSSALCDPLKPCQAGQSNWRLIHHGDSEPKELRDAILDYMSKENSGLKPTNTPFQLLEAEALRSAGGGQLGGTPGLQLGNDSDSDDKLKAQPIVGVTSSSTGKMFRTYYGIDDYEKALFFPQVGVVTGGIIPPKGISAAFTSGGSTVPQCPDGGPMINGSCEWGRLRGGFCPPPKRINPQSGQCE from the coding sequence ATGAATTTGAAAAGGCACAAATTGAAACCTACTACACAACACACTGAGCAAGGGTACGCGCTGATTGCGCTGGTAGGCATTTTGATGTTCGCGCTGATTTTGACGACAGCGGCGGCTCCGATGGTGAAAAAGGAATCGCAGCGCGAAAAGGAAGAAGAAATGCTTTGGCGCGGGGACCAAATTCAGCGGGCAATCGCTCAGTATGTGTTGACGGTTGGCGGCGGGCAGCGCTATCCGACCAGCCTGAAAGACTTGGTGGATGGCGTAAAAGTCGGCCCGGCAGCGAAACCCACGCGGTTTTTGCGTTCGTCGGCGCTGTGCGATCCGCTCAAACCGTGTCAGGCTGGCCAAAGCAATTGGCGGCTGATTCATCATGGAGATAGTGAGCCGAAGGAGTTGCGAGACGCGATTTTGGATTACATGAGCAAGGAAAATTCCGGCCTCAAACCAACAAACACGCCATTTCAATTGCTGGAAGCCGAAGCGTTGCGGAGCGCGGGTGGAGGACAGCTTGGCGGAACCCCAGGGCTTCAGCTTGGCAACGATTCGGATTCGGATGACAAACTGAAAGCGCAGCCGATCGTCGGCGTGACCAGCAGCAGCACAGGTAAAATGTTCCGCACCTATTACGGAATTGACGATTACGAAAAAGCTCTGTTTTTCCCCCAGGTTGGGGTTGTCACGGGGGGCATCATCCCCCCAAAAGGAATTAGCGCAGCCTTTACTTCCGGTGGTTCGACCGTCCCGCAATGCCCGGACGGCGGCCCGATGATCAATGGAAGTTGCGAGTGGGGAAGGTTGCGCGGAGGTTTCTGTCCCCCACCAAAGAGAATCAACCCGCAAAGCGGCCAGTGCGAATAA